The genomic stretch AATCTATCCTGTTCTCTCCAAATAGTATGGTGTCTGATTTTGGCAGAGGTGCTTGTTGGGCTCGCTGTATTTGGTTTGACAGTCTCGGCGATGGGTCTCAGGCCATTACTGGCTACAGCATAAGTGTATAATTGTTACCAGCTCTGACGAGCATGTGTATTACAATTAAATTCACCTCTGCTTTTGTGAACCTTTCAAAGAGATTTATAGCGGATGGTAATGCTGACTGAAAGGGTTGTTGAGACCTTCACAGGCAACTATGGTTCGTGATGAAATATGTTCTAGCTTCGCCTTACTGGACTACTGTATTCGTGATGCCAGTTTCCTTTGACGCATCTATGTGCATTGCAAGTTTGGAGTACTTGTGTTATTTGCTGGCATTATTAGCTCAAAGTTCATGTGGAATGCTTGGAACAAATAGGCGATTTTGGACGAAAATAGAGCAATGATATTTCACACCGTTTCCCTAATTGCAGTTGGGGACATCGTGAGGAAAGCGGTTATGGTCTGATACCTGAATTTAGTAAGATTAAGCGTTCTCTTGCTCTAACGATTGACGGTAAAGTTGCTGAAagcctactacctccgtttcaaggaataagacgcccttattttacgagttttttgtttgaccaagaattacttcaaatagataaagattgtttgtatgaaattagtatcattaaaaagttcttttcaatacgaatccaacgatactaattacatataatataattaagattttgttgctcaatttttatggacaaagttcgtcttgaaaaaCGCGTGCGCTTTATTCCTTGAAATGAAGGTAGTAGTTAGGTAGTTTCTTTTCTGAACAGGGGCAGTCCCGAAGGACCGAGAGGTTCATTTAGTCAAAGCAGTGGTTTTGCATTTGTAAACATGgtcctaagaaaactgaaaattaCAAATTGCACAAACGACCCTAGATGAAAAACATGAAAATCGATTGAATGCTCGTTCTCCACCTGGTTTGCTGTAGTCAACCTCCACGCCGCTGGGGACATGGAGGAACTGCAACTCCAAACTTGGCCGCCAAATCTGCAAAAAGCAGTCTTATTCATGGAGATCTCCGCACACCCGCCCTCCCGGCTCCAACCGCCGGAGCaccatgaagcagaggaggaaaacAAGGCAACACCCGATTTGATCGTAAAGATCTAACACCTCACTCCCGGCATGGACGCCAAGTGCCACACATGGCAATTTGCAGACCTAGATCTACTCTTATCTACTCCGATGCCTGTCGCACTCATTAGCTAGCTAGTTTAGGCAGGCATCTACGTTTTCCAGAGAAGGGCATCGTGATTTTGTAGGGTCTCAATTTCATTACTTACTTGGAGCCAGGATTGTATACAAATTGTTATCTCAATCGACAATATCATTAGTTGGCTAGTTTAGCCGGACATCAACATTTTCCAGAGAAGGGCGTCATGATTTTGTAGCGTCTCAATTTCATTACTGTGTGTAACCACCTGGAGCCAGGAGTGTATACAAATTGCTGTCTCAATCAACAATATCCTTGTTCAAAGGAAAAATCAACAATATCTTCTGGCTTTGTGTGGCATACCAGACACCTATTTGTGGGAAACTATGTATACCACACAATATAAAATTATAAATAAATCGTGAGATAGATATGCAGTGCCATTTGAACTCTGACCACTAGTTTGCTGGAGATAAAATGCTTTACTATACCAAAAGAATGTTATTGTAAGCAACTTTCATATTGGGTCATCTaaacattttttttactttttgctaAAATTCACATATAGACTAAAAAACCATCACATTTTAGAGTATTGCAAATCTACAATGTTTATGTGTATGTATTGGGGGAAAATCACCGATTGTAATTTTCATTTAAAAATATGGGTGTaactatttctcagtcgacttAGAACTAACTTCATTCTCAGTCAGATGATTTTATCAAATCTCATTATAACTCATGTTGCAACTCataactagcacgaatcacgatgcaaatctaaTGTTGTAGAATTTGACTGAGCACGAAGTTTGAACTAGCAAATCCCTAAAAATATATCACCATTCGTGACTTATGTAAAAATCTCGAAGAGATTTAAAAATTCGATTAAAAACTGGGCTGGACTGAAGGACTTGCCTACATACAGGCTACAGAGGTAACTGAAGCCAGCTGGCCTTGCAGGAAAAACCTTCTCCACGCGAGTCATCGTCATAGCATCATTATTTTGAAACCCCACTAATTCCATCTGAAAAAaatcgcctcgccgccgccgccggggaacaTGGCGGAGCGGCGGTACACCGAGCAAGAGACGGCGCTCGAGATCAAATCCCTCCGCCGTATCGTCGCCGCCTACTTCAAGTACGCGAACCCCGGCCCTCATCCTCTCCCTCATCTGCCTTCAACGAACCCCCGTTCCGTCCGTCCGCTCATGGCTCTTcaccccgccgccgctgctccttgcCGCGAGATTTATTCGGTGTGTCGAACCGTAGCTCCGTCATAGCGGGAGTTCCGCGTGCTGCTCCGAGCCGCCGTTCGATTGGGTGGACAGGAGTTCGCGGTGGAGCTCTGTTCCAGTTCATGGTCCTTCCGATTTGTTTGGTTTAGGAATGGTTGCCCCCCAGTTCGGGAATACTGGGTGCTGGCCGGAGTTGATCTGGTGGTCGCTGGGGAATCAACTTGTCTCGATGGCTGGGGGCTAGGCTTTGCTGCGTGTTACACTGTTTGGGCGTTTGCAAATAGCACCGCCCAATGTGCGTCGGTTAGGGTCAGGGTGGTTAGAGACACTCAGTATGTTTATTGCTGATGTATTTGAGCGGATAGTGGATGAGAGTTGCGGGAATCATGTTAGCCTGAAGGTTATGGATGTGAGTGGCCATTTTTTATCTGCTGTAGAGGGGGAAAATCAATAGTTAACCACGAACAATCTGGACTTTCCAGGCACCCTCTCATTTGATTGTTGATGATGGAAGCCGTTAGAGGGTCTGGAAGATGGTCTAGTGGTATTTTCAGTGCTCAAAACGTGGCCATATTAATCAGAGAGTCGACCTAGCATATTGAGTAACTGATATGGATACCTGGAGATGTAGTTGGTCAATTGGAATGTACTTAAAACATCATATTGGTGACATGTATTTTGTTCCCAGGTTTTGGTTTATTTTGATGTTTCATCATTGATGTTACACAATTACAGTATTCCCTGCTTTTAAATGATTAGTGACTTAGCACAAGATGATATCTGTACAATATAAATACATGGAAACAGCCAGTCAAAACATTGCTATTTTGCTTCCCAGGTCTTAGGCCTTTTTTTCTTCGAATATAAAAATATTGATATTTTGCTTTTGTAATAGCTATCAAGATGCAGCAGAGAAAGATGTCAGGAGATATGAACGGTCATTCAAAATGCTTTCTCCTGCCCACAAGGTTTATTTTTCATAGTCATCCCACATTTAACCTTCTTATTGATCTAGGTTATGTAATGCTGTATGCCATTGCCCCCTTATGTATTTCTCTGTGCAGGAACTTCTATTTCACCTTGGTCTGAAGTACCAAAGATTAAGATGGTAAGTAATATTATGTGCTTAATGCTGGATGTATCTCTCATGCTCTATATCATCTGAAACAGTTGCTTGTTAACTGTAATATATGATTGATTTGATTGTTCCATATTAGGCATAGCAGATTCTGATGTATATATGcacaaaatgtgtctagatacatctaaatcagggacaactaatatggaatggAGGGACTACCAATGTTGCCTGACCTAATATGGGTATCTGATATTTACTGACGATGTTGTACCTTCATGAGTTAGGACTCTTCTTTGACTCATTATGAAGAAACTACCTAtgcccagtggcggagccagcgaCCCCGGCAGCTTCCCTGGCTCCGCTGTGGTGTATCGTTAACAAGCAGTGCATACTTGCATGTTGAAGTTAGCATTTGCTGGGCAAAACTTCAATCACGCGGACACACGCCAGCATTGCCCAGGCTCTAATTGTCGGCTAGCTCCATCACTGCCTACCATTTTCAATTTAGTTTTCtccatgcttgttaaacatttatcCTTTTTCTGAAGTTGCAGCATTTGTGCATTACAATATTTTTAAAACACGTGTGCTATAAATCAGTACCAGACGTGGTAACTTTATCTAGAGTGGTTAGTTAAACGAAGAGCCCTCACATTTTTTACCATGGGGGTAGCCATGGCTCCTGCACCATGTGTAGCACTATTTGTACAGAAGCCTTTGTGCGTACATTGTGCTGTTCAGTGATGACTGAAACAACTTTTTGACTACTGTATTTTGATGCATTATTACTTCACAGGTGTATATCCATGAATGCATCTTTTGTCATGAATATGCTTGAGGTATGGTCTATTTGAGAATACGTTTGTTGAAAACTGCAATGCACACGGcggtattcttaaaaaagaaaaaaaaactgcaggCATTTGATCCTCCTTTCGACATGAGTCAGAATGAAGATGGTGATTGCCATGATTGTGCGGAGCACATGCATGGACATAATCATGCGGATTGTGCTCATTCTAGTGAGAGGTCTGATTTCTCAAAAAGTGTTGTCACCACAAATAATTCCGCATTGCATGCCCAACATGATTGCCCCAGGGAAGATGCGAAGAGTAATGAATGTTGTGGAGAAGCTGGGAATAAAAAGGTAAGTCCTCAGTCTCAATCCGTTTATTTCGGTCAACATACCCTGTTTAGATGTAATTATGTAAAGTTTCCTTTGGAGCTATTCAGAATACCATTGTTTCTGAAAAGACATAGGTTTTAATACTTTGATGCGTTTGGATCTAATAAATACCATAGTTTAACATACCATGTTATTCCAGATACCATGGtactttttttaaagaaaaatgtACCCCAAACCTCCTTTTTTCTAAACATGCTGAATTGCTGGTCTCTCCTATATGTTGTGTCCTTCTTCTGAATCATGTGTATAGTAGCAGGCTATCACCCTCCATCTGCATGTGCACACACAGCTTGAAAAGCATTCTCGTCTATCTCCATGGAATGCATATACCACTAGCTTTCACGTACAGAGTAGATAGGGAAATGTTAGTTAGAGTACCTTGTCTCAAGGAGGTTAGCTTTGCCGCTttcacatactccctccattcttttttaattgactcggatttagtacaagtttgtactaaatccgagtcaattaaaaaggaacggagggagtagaagatgTAAAATGCGTGTGGCTAGTTATAGCTTAGTTATCAGTCGGATGACGTCatcaaatcttagttgcaacccatgttgcaactcatgactagcacaAAGCAAATCTAATGGTCTGGAGCATTTTCTTAGTTGCATACTTGCATccccacttgcaactgaaaaatgtcagttgcaaccccacttgcaactgaaaaactcatatgcacgaatcacgatgcaatcGGATGGTGTAGGACTTGACTGAGCACTaactagctgagaactagcaaaaccgATATAAAATTGATACGTGTGTTGGTAAACAAGCTAATGACCTAACTTTTGCCTGCTTCCCCATGAGAAATAATTTCAATTATTACTCCAATGGCTAACTACCTAACAACATTCAAAATGAATACAAGATACTCCGTCTGTTCCAAAATAATCGATGTTCTAGGTTTTTCCCAAGTCAaacttttggtcaaactttaaagtTTGACTTAGGACAAACCTGGAACATCAGTTATTTTGGGAGTACTGGAATTGCCAAACATCCCTTGTTTTTTGCCAGTACTTCAGATTACAGTATTTTTCGTAAACTGTGGTATTTCGTTCCTACAATTGTTaatattgtactccctccattccgtaATATGAGATGTTATATGACGTTTTGGCAATCTAACTTAGCTTGCCATCTTGTATTAGGGAACAGAGGAAGTAGTTGACAGGAACTGTGGTTTTTCAATACTTTGCATCCAAACATAAACACGATAATGATTGTTTTCACGTGGAACGTTAGAAGTCTGTTACTATATTTTAGATACAACAGTGGTGGTATGTTGCTGAATTATCCTTTATGTTGCATGTATATATAGTCTGACTGATTTATATCGAACAGGATGAGAAAGTTCACATAGTGGGTTGCTCCCAGCATGATGTCCCCAACTTGGGGACATCCCAGGGTGTGGATAAATCATGTAATGGTGGTGAAGACGCAAGTGCAGCTGCTAACTATCACGATACAGATTGCTTTGCATCTTCTACTGATGAAAATGTAAGCTCCCCTTGCAAGATGTAAGCTTCTGGTTTTATTCCAaatacaacaacatcaaagcctttttcccaagcaagttggggtaggcacTGTTTTTATTCCAAATAATTCCCAAATACATAATTCAGAACTTAGCTTTGATTTCACACATGAATTTTATTTGGACATGCCTAAACGACTAGTGCATGAACATGTCATGCTTGTTATGCTCTCATTAAAAACTTGTACTCCCAGTGCGCTAACTAATTTGGGCCAGAGGGAGTAATATATTTCAGGAGACGTCAGTCGATATATTACCACTAAGCTTTACTCAGAAAATCCCGAGGGTTCTGAACTTCTGATCATGATAATTGATAAATTTAGAACTAGTCTCTAATTTGTTTATAAAGAATCTTTTATAAAACTTGGCATGTGATGAAAATTTTCATACTCAAGCTAGGTCAGGAGGTTAGATTGCAAAAATATGCCTGGCAAAGAGTAAACCAGGTATTGTAACTGGTACTCTTTATTCCTGGTATCATTCCTCTAGGGATTTGTTGCATAGTCACCGAAAAGTGGAACCGCTTCATATGTTACAAAAAAATAGGACATTCACCTGCGTTTTTGGATTTCTACAGAAAAACGCTTTATATCGTGTTTATTTACCTCTAAGGTGCTTATCCAAATTTCAAAGTTTCACTTGACAAATGGTGACCAATTTAAAGCCAAATTGGAACCTGCAGCTTAGCCATGGTGATTGAGCATTGGCGCCACGCCATAGCCTCCCACCAGAATTTAAGGATTGGACATAGGCAATTGTCATAAAGTTTAGGACAGGATATCGCACAACATTTCATGGCCCACTTTAAGTATATCGAGCACTGATTCCTAGTCTGGAATATAATCTTTTGGCACCTTGTACTTGTATATAATAATGTGTTTAAATAAGCGTGGATTATAACAACCCCATTTTCGTTATTTCAGGCAACTCCAGGGCACAACATGCCTCCAGATTTTCACTTGGATGTTCCTCCAGTTGATGTTGACAAAGTAATGGTTCTTATCATTTACATTCCCCTGATAGGCTGATAGTGATAGTACAATGCTAATGCTAGGCAATAATGTATACTGGTTGACAACCCAAGAAGTTGCACCGAGGATGACATCTTCCCTGAGATGTGATATCAGTGCTTTTCATTTATATATTTTCCATGCCTTAAATTTTAATCCATTAGTCGTGCTATATTTTTGCTGAAGTTGTCTGCATGCACATGTTCAGGTGCTGGTTCCTTTGCCTGCATTTACATTTTTTTCTTTGAATTTGTGTAATTTCTCTCTCAGAGATTTTCTGCATTTATTTCTTCTATCATTCAGTTTATTCTTATTTATGTAGGTAAGATGCATCATAAGAAATATTGTGAGAGACTGGGCCCAGGAGGTAATTTTCTGTGGTTGTAGATTGTTTCATGATGTGCTTGAAGTAGAGTTTCTGTTTTCTTGTACTGGTCtaattttcattttatttaccTTTTTTTTTGTTCAGGGTCAGATTGAACGTGATGAATGCTATAAACCAATTCTTGAGGAACTTAATCGTCTTTTTCCTGACCGGATCAGGTAAACATGCATTGTCCCTTGTTTCAGTAATTAAGAGCTACCGTACACCTGTTTATCATTTGCTGTAAGCAGTAAGCTTGTAACATGTAAGATTATAATTGACCTCGATTTTAATAGT from Lolium rigidum isolate FL_2022 chromosome 4, APGP_CSIRO_Lrig_0.1, whole genome shotgun sequence encodes the following:
- the LOC124707335 gene encoding carnosine N-methyltransferase-like, with amino-acid sequence MAERRYTEQETALEIKSLRRIVAAYFNYQDAAEKDVRRYERSFKMLSPAHKELLFHLGLKYQRLRWCISMNASFVMNMLEAFDPPFDMSQNEDGDCHDCAEHMHGHNHADCAHSSERSDFSKSVVTTNNSALHAQHDCPREDAKSNECCGEAGNKKDEKVHIVGCSQHDVPNLGTSQGVDKSCNGGEDASAAANYHDTDCFASSTDENATPGHNMPPDFHLDVPPVDVDKVRCIIRNIVRDWAQEGQIERDECYKPILEELNRLFPDRIRPPSCLVPGAGLGRLALEISSLGFVSQGNEFSYYMMICSNFILNHTQEANECTIYPWIHSNCNSLSDNDQLRPVSFPDIHPSSAGITEGFSMCAGDFVEVYSEKSQESAWDAVVTCFFLDTAHNIVEYIEIISKLLKDGGVWVNMGPLLYHFADSYGPDDDMSIELSLEDVKRVAYHYGFVLEVEKMIDTTYTANMASMMQNRYRAAFWTMRKDASRSKAKKCQ